One Physeter macrocephalus isolate SW-GA chromosome 19, ASM283717v5, whole genome shotgun sequence genomic window carries:
- the MBD1 gene encoding methyl-CpG-binding domain protein 1 isoform X14 encodes MAEDWLDCPALGPGWKRREVFRKSGATCGRSDTYYQSPTGDRIRSKVELTRYLGPACDLTLFDFKQGILCYPAPKAHSLAIPSRKRKKPSRPAKAQKRQVGPPKSEVRKEASRDETKADADTVPASLPAPGCCENCGISFSGDGTRRQRLKTLCKDCRAQRIAFNREQRMFKRVGCGECAACQVTEDCGACSTCLLQLPHDVASGLFCKCERRRCLRIVERVSRAGGVGPRLTCTPDPHSPGPMRHTSGPPQSRGCGVCRGCQTREDCGRCRVCLRPPRPGLRRQWRCVQRRCLRHLAHRLRRHHQRCQRRPPLAVAPPAGKHGRRRGGCDSKVAPRRRPPRTQPPPALPPSQPPESPELHPRALAPSPPAEFIYYCVDEDELQPYTNRRQNRKCGACAACLRRMDCGHCDFCCDKPKFGGSNQKRQKCRWRQCLQFAMKRLLPSVWAGSEDGAGPPAPYPRRKRPGSARRPRLGQTPKPPLATPMAQPDRAQTPVKQEAGSGFVLPPPGTDLVFLREGASSPVQVPGPAPASTASLLQEAQCPGLSWVVALPQVKQEKADAQEDWTPGTAILTSPVLLPGCPSKAADPGLPPVKQEPPDPEEDKEEENKDDSTSDLAPEEEAGGAGTPVITEIFSLGGTRLRDTAVWLPRSKDLKKPGARKQ; translated from the exons ATGGCTGAGGACTGGCTGGACTGCCCggccctgggccctggctggAAGCGCCGTGAGGTCTTTCGCAAGTCAGGTGCCACATGTGGACGCTCAGACACCTATTACCAGAG ccccacaggaGACAGGATCCGAAGCAAAGTTGAGCTGACCCGATACCTGGGCCCTGCGTGCGATCTTACCCTCTTCGACTTCAAACAAGGCATCCTGTGCTATCCAGCGCCCAAG GCCCATTCCTTGGCCATCCCCAGCAGGAAGCGGAAGAAGCCTTCGAGGCCAGCCAAGGCTCAGAAACGTCAGGTTGGACCTCCGAAGAGCGAAGTCAGGAAGGAGGCCTCAAGGGATGAGACCAAGGCTGATGCTGACACAGTCCCAGCCTCACTTCCTGCACCTGG GTGCTGTGAGAACTGTGGGATCAGCTTTTCAGGGGATGGAACCCGACGGCAGCGGCTCAAGACTCTGTGCAAGGACTGCCGAG caCAGAGAATTGCTTTCAACCGGGAGCAGAGGATGTTTAAG CGTGTGGGCTGCGGGGAGTGTGCGGCCTGCCAGGTAACAGAAGACTGTGGGGCCTGCTCCACCTGCCTTCTGCAGTTGCCCCATGATGTGGCCTCGGGGCTGTTCTGCAAGTGTGAGCGAAGACGGTGCCTCCGGATTGTGGAAAGGGTGAGTCGGGCAGGTGGGGTGGGCCCGAGGCTCACCTGCACTCCTGACCCTCATAGCCCTGGCCCCATGCGTCACACCTCCGGCCCCCCACAGAGCCGAGGGTGTGGAGTGTGCCGGGGCTGTCAGACCCGAGAGGACTGTGGCCGTTGTCGAGTCTGCCTTCGCCCTCCCCGCCCTGGTCTCAGGCGCCAGTGGAGGTGCGTCCAGCGGCGTTGCCTGCGG CACCTTGCACACCGCCTCCGCCGCCACCATCAGCGATGTCAACGACGCCCTCCCCTAGCTGTGGCTCCCCCTGCT GGTAAACACGGCCGCCGCAGGGGAGGCTGCGACTCCAAGGTGGCTCCCCGGCGGCGCCCCCCCCGAACCCAGCCCCCGCCTGCACTTCCGCCCTCGCAGCCTCCAGAGTCTCCAGAGCTG CACCCCAGAGCCCTGGCCCCCTCGCCACCTGCTGAATTCATCTATTACTGTGTAGACGAGGACGAGCTA CAGCCTTACACGAACCGTCGGCAGAACCGCAAGTGTggggcctgtgcagcctgccTGCGGCGGATGGACTGTGGCCACTGCGACTTCTGCTGTGATAAGCCCAAATTCGGGGGCAGCAACCAGAAGCGCCAGAAGTGTCGTTGGCGCCAGTGCCTGCAGTTTGCTATG AAGCGGCTGCTGCCAAGTGTCTGGGCAGGGTCCGAGGATGGCGCCGGGCCACCCGCACCTTACCCGCGTCGAAAGAGGCCTGGCTCTGCTCGAAGGCCCCGTCTGGGTCAGACCCCGAAGCCTCCCTTGGCCACGCCCATGGCCCAGCCAGACCGTGCCCAGACTCCAGTGAAGCAGGAAGCAGGCAGTGGCTTTGTGCTGCCCCCGCCTGGCACCGACCTCGTGTTCTTACGGGAGGGTGCAAGCAGTCCCGTGCAGGTGCCTGGCCCAGCTCCAGCCTCCACAGCATCTCTGTTACAG GAGGCCCAGTGCCCTGGCCTGAGTTGGGTCGTGGCCTTACCCCAGGTGAAGCAAGAGAAGGCGGATGCCCAGGAAGACTGGACACCGGGCACAGCCATCCTGACTTCTCCTGTATTGCTGCCTGGCTGCCCCAGCAAG GCAGCAGACCCAGGCCTGCCACCTGTGAAGCAAGAGCCACCTGACCCTGAGGAGGACAAGGAGGAGGAGAACAAGGATGACTCCACCTCTGACTTGGCCCcagaggaggaggcaggaggggctggcaCGCCCGTG ATCACGGAGATTTTCAGCCTGGGTGGAACCCGCCTCCGGGACACAGCAGTCTGGTTGCCAAG GTCCAAGGACCTTAAAAAACCTGGAGCTAGAAAGCAGTAG
- the MBD1 gene encoding methyl-CpG-binding domain protein 1 isoform X31, whose product MAEDWLDCPALGPGWKRREVFRKSGATCGRSDTYYQSPTGDRIRSKVELTRYLGPACDLTLFDFKQGILCYPAPKAHSLAIPSRKRKKPSRPAKAQKRQVGPPKSEVRKEASRDETKADADTVPASLPAPGCCENCGISFSGDGTRRQRLKTLCKDCRAQRIAFNREQRMFKRVGCGECAACQVTEDCGACSTCLLQLPHDVASGLFCKCERRRCLRIVERSRGCGVCRGCQTREDCGRCRVCLRPPRPGLRRQWRCVQRRCLRHLAHRLRRHHQRCQRRPPLAVAPPAGKHGRRRGGCDSKVAPRRRPPRTQPPPALPPSQPPESPELQPYTNRRQNRKCGACAACLRRMDCGHCDFCCDKPKFGGSNQKRQKCRWRQCLQFAMKRLLPSVWAGSEDGAGPPAPYPRRKRPGSARRPRLGQTPKPPLATPMAQPDRAQTPVKQEAGSGFVLPPPGTDLVFLREGASSPVQVPGPAPASTASLLQAADPGLPPVKQEPPDPEEDKEEENKDDSTSDLAPEEEAGGAGTPVITEIFSLGGTRLRDTAVWLPRSKDLKKPGARKQ is encoded by the exons ATGGCTGAGGACTGGCTGGACTGCCCggccctgggccctggctggAAGCGCCGTGAGGTCTTTCGCAAGTCAGGTGCCACATGTGGACGCTCAGACACCTATTACCAGAG ccccacaggaGACAGGATCCGAAGCAAAGTTGAGCTGACCCGATACCTGGGCCCTGCGTGCGATCTTACCCTCTTCGACTTCAAACAAGGCATCCTGTGCTATCCAGCGCCCAAG GCCCATTCCTTGGCCATCCCCAGCAGGAAGCGGAAGAAGCCTTCGAGGCCAGCCAAGGCTCAGAAACGTCAGGTTGGACCTCCGAAGAGCGAAGTCAGGAAGGAGGCCTCAAGGGATGAGACCAAGGCTGATGCTGACACAGTCCCAGCCTCACTTCCTGCACCTGG GTGCTGTGAGAACTGTGGGATCAGCTTTTCAGGGGATGGAACCCGACGGCAGCGGCTCAAGACTCTGTGCAAGGACTGCCGAG caCAGAGAATTGCTTTCAACCGGGAGCAGAGGATGTTTAAG CGTGTGGGCTGCGGGGAGTGTGCGGCCTGCCAGGTAACAGAAGACTGTGGGGCCTGCTCCACCTGCCTTCTGCAGTTGCCCCATGATGTGGCCTCGGGGCTGTTCTGCAAGTGTGAGCGAAGACGGTGCCTCCGGATTGTGGAAAGG AGCCGAGGGTGTGGAGTGTGCCGGGGCTGTCAGACCCGAGAGGACTGTGGCCGTTGTCGAGTCTGCCTTCGCCCTCCCCGCCCTGGTCTCAGGCGCCAGTGGAGGTGCGTCCAGCGGCGTTGCCTGCGG CACCTTGCACACCGCCTCCGCCGCCACCATCAGCGATGTCAACGACGCCCTCCCCTAGCTGTGGCTCCCCCTGCT GGTAAACACGGCCGCCGCAGGGGAGGCTGCGACTCCAAGGTGGCTCCCCGGCGGCGCCCCCCCCGAACCCAGCCCCCGCCTGCACTTCCGCCCTCGCAGCCTCCAGAGTCTCCAGAGCTG CAGCCTTACACGAACCGTCGGCAGAACCGCAAGTGTggggcctgtgcagcctgccTGCGGCGGATGGACTGTGGCCACTGCGACTTCTGCTGTGATAAGCCCAAATTCGGGGGCAGCAACCAGAAGCGCCAGAAGTGTCGTTGGCGCCAGTGCCTGCAGTTTGCTATG AAGCGGCTGCTGCCAAGTGTCTGGGCAGGGTCCGAGGATGGCGCCGGGCCACCCGCACCTTACCCGCGTCGAAAGAGGCCTGGCTCTGCTCGAAGGCCCCGTCTGGGTCAGACCCCGAAGCCTCCCTTGGCCACGCCCATGGCCCAGCCAGACCGTGCCCAGACTCCAGTGAAGCAGGAAGCAGGCAGTGGCTTTGTGCTGCCCCCGCCTGGCACCGACCTCGTGTTCTTACGGGAGGGTGCAAGCAGTCCCGTGCAGGTGCCTGGCCCAGCTCCAGCCTCCACAGCATCTCTGTTACAG GCAGCAGACCCAGGCCTGCCACCTGTGAAGCAAGAGCCACCTGACCCTGAGGAGGACAAGGAGGAGGAGAACAAGGATGACTCCACCTCTGACTTGGCCCcagaggaggaggcaggaggggctggcaCGCCCGTG ATCACGGAGATTTTCAGCCTGGGTGGAACCCGCCTCCGGGACACAGCAGTCTGGTTGCCAAG GTCCAAGGACCTTAAAAAACCTGGAGCTAGAAAGCAGTAG
- the MBD1 gene encoding methyl-CpG-binding domain protein 1 isoform X36, translated as MAEDWLDCPALGPGWKRREVFRKSGATCGRSDTYYQSPTGDRIRSKVELTRYLGPACDLTLFDFKQGILCYPAPKAHSLAIPSRKRKKPSRPAKAQKRQVGPPKSEVRKEASRDETKADADTVPASLPAPGCCENCGISFSGDGTRRQRLKTLCKDCRAQRIAFNREQRMFKRVGCGECAACQVTEDCGACSTCLLQLPHDVASGLFCKCERRRCLRIVERSRGCGVCRGCQTREDCGRCRVCLRPPRPGLRRQWRCVQRRCLRHLAHRLRRHHQRCQRRPPLAVAPPAGKHGRRRGGCDSKVAPRRRPPRTQPPPALPPSQPPESPELPYTNRRQNRKCGACAACLRRMDCGHCDFCCDKPKFGGSNQKRQKCRWRQCLQFAMKRLLPSVWAGSEDGAGPPAPYPRRKRPGSARRPRLGQTPKPPLATPMAQPDRAQTPVKQEAGSGFVLPPPGTDLVFLREGASSPVQVPGPAPASTASLLQEAQCPGLSWVVALPQVKQEKADAQEDWTPGTAILTSPVLLPGCPSKAADPGLPPVKQEPPDPEEDKEEENKDDSTSDLAPEEEAGGAGTPVITEIFSLGGTRLRDTAVWLPRSKDLKKPGARKQ; from the exons ATGGCTGAGGACTGGCTGGACTGCCCggccctgggccctggctggAAGCGCCGTGAGGTCTTTCGCAAGTCAGGTGCCACATGTGGACGCTCAGACACCTATTACCAGAG ccccacaggaGACAGGATCCGAAGCAAAGTTGAGCTGACCCGATACCTGGGCCCTGCGTGCGATCTTACCCTCTTCGACTTCAAACAAGGCATCCTGTGCTATCCAGCGCCCAAG GCCCATTCCTTGGCCATCCCCAGCAGGAAGCGGAAGAAGCCTTCGAGGCCAGCCAAGGCTCAGAAACGTCAGGTTGGACCTCCGAAGAGCGAAGTCAGGAAGGAGGCCTCAAGGGATGAGACCAAGGCTGATGCTGACACAGTCCCAGCCTCACTTCCTGCACCTGG GTGCTGTGAGAACTGTGGGATCAGCTTTTCAGGGGATGGAACCCGACGGCAGCGGCTCAAGACTCTGTGCAAGGACTGCCGAG caCAGAGAATTGCTTTCAACCGGGAGCAGAGGATGTTTAAG CGTGTGGGCTGCGGGGAGTGTGCGGCCTGCCAGGTAACAGAAGACTGTGGGGCCTGCTCCACCTGCCTTCTGCAGTTGCCCCATGATGTGGCCTCGGGGCTGTTCTGCAAGTGTGAGCGAAGACGGTGCCTCCGGATTGTGGAAAGG AGCCGAGGGTGTGGAGTGTGCCGGGGCTGTCAGACCCGAGAGGACTGTGGCCGTTGTCGAGTCTGCCTTCGCCCTCCCCGCCCTGGTCTCAGGCGCCAGTGGAGGTGCGTCCAGCGGCGTTGCCTGCGG CACCTTGCACACCGCCTCCGCCGCCACCATCAGCGATGTCAACGACGCCCTCCCCTAGCTGTGGCTCCCCCTGCT GGTAAACACGGCCGCCGCAGGGGAGGCTGCGACTCCAAGGTGGCTCCCCGGCGGCGCCCCCCCCGAACCCAGCCCCCGCCTGCACTTCCGCCCTCGCAGCCTCCAGAGTCTCCAGAGCTG CCTTACACGAACCGTCGGCAGAACCGCAAGTGTggggcctgtgcagcctgccTGCGGCGGATGGACTGTGGCCACTGCGACTTCTGCTGTGATAAGCCCAAATTCGGGGGCAGCAACCAGAAGCGCCAGAAGTGTCGTTGGCGCCAGTGCCTGCAGTTTGCTATG AAGCGGCTGCTGCCAAGTGTCTGGGCAGGGTCCGAGGATGGCGCCGGGCCACCCGCACCTTACCCGCGTCGAAAGAGGCCTGGCTCTGCTCGAAGGCCCCGTCTGGGTCAGACCCCGAAGCCTCCCTTGGCCACGCCCATGGCCCAGCCAGACCGTGCCCAGACTCCAGTGAAGCAGGAAGCAGGCAGTGGCTTTGTGCTGCCCCCGCCTGGCACCGACCTCGTGTTCTTACGGGAGGGTGCAAGCAGTCCCGTGCAGGTGCCTGGCCCAGCTCCAGCCTCCACAGCATCTCTGTTACAG GAGGCCCAGTGCCCTGGCCTGAGTTGGGTCGTGGCCTTACCCCAGGTGAAGCAAGAGAAGGCGGATGCCCAGGAAGACTGGACACCGGGCACAGCCATCCTGACTTCTCCTGTATTGCTGCCTGGCTGCCCCAGCAAG GCAGCAGACCCAGGCCTGCCACCTGTGAAGCAAGAGCCACCTGACCCTGAGGAGGACAAGGAGGAGGAGAACAAGGATGACTCCACCTCTGACTTGGCCCcagaggaggaggcaggaggggctggcaCGCCCGTG ATCACGGAGATTTTCAGCCTGGGTGGAACCCGCCTCCGGGACACAGCAGTCTGGTTGCCAAG GTCCAAGGACCTTAAAAAACCTGGAGCTAGAAAGCAGTAG
- the MBD1 gene encoding methyl-CpG-binding domain protein 1 isoform X33, whose product MAEDWLDCPALGPGWKRREVFRKSGATCGRSDTYYQSPTGDRIRSKVELTRYLGPACDLTLFDFKQGILCYPAPKAHSLAIPSRKRKKPSRPAKAQKRQVGPPKSEVRKEASRDETKADADTVPASLPAPGCCENCGISFSGDGTRRQRLKTLCKDCRAQRIAFNREQRMFKRVGCGECAACQVTEDCGACSTCLLQLPHDVASGLFCKCERRRCLRIVERSRGCGVCRGCQTREDCGRCRVCLRPPRPGLRRQWRCVQRRCLRHLAHRLRRHHQRCQRRPPLAVAPPAGKHGRRRGGCDSKVAPRRRPPRTQPPPALPPSQPPESPELHPRALAPSPPAEFIYYCVDEDELQPYTNRRQNRKCGACAACLRRMDCGHCDFCCDKPKFGGSNQKRQKCRWRQCLQFAMKRLLPSVWAGSEDGAGPPAPYPRRKRPGSARRPRLGQTPKPPLATPMAQPDRAQTPVKQEAGSGFVLPPPGTDLVFLREGASSPVQVPGPAPASTASLLQEAQCPGLSWVVALPQVKQEKADAQEDWTPGTAILTSPVLLPGCPSKAADPGLPPVKQEPPDPEEDKEEENKDDSTSDLAPEEEAGGAGTPVITEIFSLGGTRLRDTAVWLPRSKDLKKPGARKQ is encoded by the exons ATGGCTGAGGACTGGCTGGACTGCCCggccctgggccctggctggAAGCGCCGTGAGGTCTTTCGCAAGTCAGGTGCCACATGTGGACGCTCAGACACCTATTACCAGAG ccccacaggaGACAGGATCCGAAGCAAAGTTGAGCTGACCCGATACCTGGGCCCTGCGTGCGATCTTACCCTCTTCGACTTCAAACAAGGCATCCTGTGCTATCCAGCGCCCAAG GCCCATTCCTTGGCCATCCCCAGCAGGAAGCGGAAGAAGCCTTCGAGGCCAGCCAAGGCTCAGAAACGTCAGGTTGGACCTCCGAAGAGCGAAGTCAGGAAGGAGGCCTCAAGGGATGAGACCAAGGCTGATGCTGACACAGTCCCAGCCTCACTTCCTGCACCTGG GTGCTGTGAGAACTGTGGGATCAGCTTTTCAGGGGATGGAACCCGACGGCAGCGGCTCAAGACTCTGTGCAAGGACTGCCGAG caCAGAGAATTGCTTTCAACCGGGAGCAGAGGATGTTTAAG CGTGTGGGCTGCGGGGAGTGTGCGGCCTGCCAGGTAACAGAAGACTGTGGGGCCTGCTCCACCTGCCTTCTGCAGTTGCCCCATGATGTGGCCTCGGGGCTGTTCTGCAAGTGTGAGCGAAGACGGTGCCTCCGGATTGTGGAAAGG AGCCGAGGGTGTGGAGTGTGCCGGGGCTGTCAGACCCGAGAGGACTGTGGCCGTTGTCGAGTCTGCCTTCGCCCTCCCCGCCCTGGTCTCAGGCGCCAGTGGAGGTGCGTCCAGCGGCGTTGCCTGCGG CACCTTGCACACCGCCTCCGCCGCCACCATCAGCGATGTCAACGACGCCCTCCCCTAGCTGTGGCTCCCCCTGCT GGTAAACACGGCCGCCGCAGGGGAGGCTGCGACTCCAAGGTGGCTCCCCGGCGGCGCCCCCCCCGAACCCAGCCCCCGCCTGCACTTCCGCCCTCGCAGCCTCCAGAGTCTCCAGAGCTG CACCCCAGAGCCCTGGCCCCCTCGCCACCTGCTGAATTCATCTATTACTGTGTAGACGAGGACGAGCTA CAGCCTTACACGAACCGTCGGCAGAACCGCAAGTGTggggcctgtgcagcctgccTGCGGCGGATGGACTGTGGCCACTGCGACTTCTGCTGTGATAAGCCCAAATTCGGGGGCAGCAACCAGAAGCGCCAGAAGTGTCGTTGGCGCCAGTGCCTGCAGTTTGCTATG AAGCGGCTGCTGCCAAGTGTCTGGGCAGGGTCCGAGGATGGCGCCGGGCCACCCGCACCTTACCCGCGTCGAAAGAGGCCTGGCTCTGCTCGAAGGCCCCGTCTGGGTCAGACCCCGAAGCCTCCCTTGGCCACGCCCATGGCCCAGCCAGACCGTGCCCAGACTCCAGTGAAGCAGGAAGCAGGCAGTGGCTTTGTGCTGCCCCCGCCTGGCACCGACCTCGTGTTCTTACGGGAGGGTGCAAGCAGTCCCGTGCAGGTGCCTGGCCCAGCTCCAGCCTCCACAGCATCTCTGTTACAG GAGGCCCAGTGCCCTGGCCTGAGTTGGGTCGTGGCCTTACCCCAGGTGAAGCAAGAGAAGGCGGATGCCCAGGAAGACTGGACACCGGGCACAGCCATCCTGACTTCTCCTGTATTGCTGCCTGGCTGCCCCAGCAAG GCAGCAGACCCAGGCCTGCCACCTGTGAAGCAAGAGCCACCTGACCCTGAGGAGGACAAGGAGGAGGAGAACAAGGATGACTCCACCTCTGACTTGGCCCcagaggaggaggcaggaggggctggcaCGCCCGTG ATCACGGAGATTTTCAGCCTGGGTGGAACCCGCCTCCGGGACACAGCAGTCTGGTTGCCAAG GTCCAAGGACCTTAAAAAACCTGGAGCTAGAAAGCAGTAG
- the MBD1 gene encoding methyl-CpG-binding domain protein 1 isoform X28 — MAEDWLDCPALGPGWKRREVFRKSGATCGRSDTYYQSPTGDRIRSKVELTRYLGPACDLTLFDFKQGILCYPAPKAHSLAIPSRKRKKPSRPAKAQKRQVGPPKSEVRKEASRDETKADADTVPASLPAPGCCENCGISFSGDGTRRQRLKTLCKDCRAQRIAFNREQRMFKRVGCGECAACQVTEDCGACSTCLLQLPHDVASGLFCKCERRRCLRIVERSRGCGVCRGCQTREDCGRCRVCLRPPRPGLRRQWRCVQRRCLRHLAHRLRRHHQRCQRRPPLAVAPPAGKHGRRRGGCDSKVAPRRRPPRTQPPPALPPSQPPESPELQPYTNRRQNRKCGACAACLRRMDCGHCDFCCDKPKFGGSNQKRQKCRWRQCLQFAMKRLLPSVWAGSEDGAGPPAPYPRRKRPGSARRPRLGQTPKPPLATPMAQPDRAQTPVKQEAGSGFVLPPPGTDLVFLREGASSPVQVPGPAPASTASLLQEAQCPGLSWVVALPQVKQEKADAQEDWTPGTAILTSPVLLPGCPSKAADPGLPPVKQEPPDPEEDKEEENKDDSTSDLAPEEEAGGAGTPVITEIFSLGGTRLRDTAVWLPRSKDLKKPGARKQ; from the exons ATGGCTGAGGACTGGCTGGACTGCCCggccctgggccctggctggAAGCGCCGTGAGGTCTTTCGCAAGTCAGGTGCCACATGTGGACGCTCAGACACCTATTACCAGAG ccccacaggaGACAGGATCCGAAGCAAAGTTGAGCTGACCCGATACCTGGGCCCTGCGTGCGATCTTACCCTCTTCGACTTCAAACAAGGCATCCTGTGCTATCCAGCGCCCAAG GCCCATTCCTTGGCCATCCCCAGCAGGAAGCGGAAGAAGCCTTCGAGGCCAGCCAAGGCTCAGAAACGTCAGGTTGGACCTCCGAAGAGCGAAGTCAGGAAGGAGGCCTCAAGGGATGAGACCAAGGCTGATGCTGACACAGTCCCAGCCTCACTTCCTGCACCTGG GTGCTGTGAGAACTGTGGGATCAGCTTTTCAGGGGATGGAACCCGACGGCAGCGGCTCAAGACTCTGTGCAAGGACTGCCGAG caCAGAGAATTGCTTTCAACCGGGAGCAGAGGATGTTTAAG CGTGTGGGCTGCGGGGAGTGTGCGGCCTGCCAGGTAACAGAAGACTGTGGGGCCTGCTCCACCTGCCTTCTGCAGTTGCCCCATGATGTGGCCTCGGGGCTGTTCTGCAAGTGTGAGCGAAGACGGTGCCTCCGGATTGTGGAAAGG AGCCGAGGGTGTGGAGTGTGCCGGGGCTGTCAGACCCGAGAGGACTGTGGCCGTTGTCGAGTCTGCCTTCGCCCTCCCCGCCCTGGTCTCAGGCGCCAGTGGAGGTGCGTCCAGCGGCGTTGCCTGCGG CACCTTGCACACCGCCTCCGCCGCCACCATCAGCGATGTCAACGACGCCCTCCCCTAGCTGTGGCTCCCCCTGCT GGTAAACACGGCCGCCGCAGGGGAGGCTGCGACTCCAAGGTGGCTCCCCGGCGGCGCCCCCCCCGAACCCAGCCCCCGCCTGCACTTCCGCCCTCGCAGCCTCCAGAGTCTCCAGAGCTG CAGCCTTACACGAACCGTCGGCAGAACCGCAAGTGTggggcctgtgcagcctgccTGCGGCGGATGGACTGTGGCCACTGCGACTTCTGCTGTGATAAGCCCAAATTCGGGGGCAGCAACCAGAAGCGCCAGAAGTGTCGTTGGCGCCAGTGCCTGCAGTTTGCTATG AAGCGGCTGCTGCCAAGTGTCTGGGCAGGGTCCGAGGATGGCGCCGGGCCACCCGCACCTTACCCGCGTCGAAAGAGGCCTGGCTCTGCTCGAAGGCCCCGTCTGGGTCAGACCCCGAAGCCTCCCTTGGCCACGCCCATGGCCCAGCCAGACCGTGCCCAGACTCCAGTGAAGCAGGAAGCAGGCAGTGGCTTTGTGCTGCCCCCGCCTGGCACCGACCTCGTGTTCTTACGGGAGGGTGCAAGCAGTCCCGTGCAGGTGCCTGGCCCAGCTCCAGCCTCCACAGCATCTCTGTTACAG GAGGCCCAGTGCCCTGGCCTGAGTTGGGTCGTGGCCTTACCCCAGGTGAAGCAAGAGAAGGCGGATGCCCAGGAAGACTGGACACCGGGCACAGCCATCCTGACTTCTCCTGTATTGCTGCCTGGCTGCCCCAGCAAG GCAGCAGACCCAGGCCTGCCACCTGTGAAGCAAGAGCCACCTGACCCTGAGGAGGACAAGGAGGAGGAGAACAAGGATGACTCCACCTCTGACTTGGCCCcagaggaggaggcaggaggggctggcaCGCCCGTG ATCACGGAGATTTTCAGCCTGGGTGGAACCCGCCTCCGGGACACAGCAGTCTGGTTGCCAAG GTCCAAGGACCTTAAAAAACCTGGAGCTAGAAAGCAGTAG